In Bradyrhizobium manausense, the sequence CGCGGCGACATCATCGACCGCCTGATCCAGGTGAAGCAGACCCAGGAGGTGGGCTCGGCGTTCCGCCCGGCGCGCGAGGCCTCCATGATGCGCGACATCGTTCAGCGCCATCGCGGCATCCTGCCGCTCGACACGGTCGAGAGCATCTGGCGCGTCATCATCTCCACCTTCACCTATGTCCAGGCGCCCTTCTCCGTGCATGCCGACGTCTCGGTGAGCGAGCCGGCGATGCGCGATTCCGTCCGCTTCCATTTCGGCTTTACGGTTCCCTATGTCGCGCATTTCAGCGCGCAGGCCGCGGTCGAGGCAGTGGCGAAGTCCAAGGGCGATCTGGCGCTGGTCTCGGCGACCTCCAGCCGCACGCCGTGGTGGCTGGAGTTGGAAGCAGACGGTGCGCCGAAGATCATTGCGCGCCTGCCCTTCGTCGAGCGCGCCGATCATCCGGCGGCGCTGCCTGTGTTTGCGGTCTCGCGCGTCGCCGACAGCGCCGTAGTGACCGAGGTCGAGACGTTCAGCGTGCGCGTCTCGGGCTGGAACGCCGAGGTCGCGCGAACGCTGTCGCCGTTCGCCGACATCGTGGCGGTGCCCGATACCGCCTTCGACGGCGCGGCATTGCTGGTCTCGGTCACATCAGACACCAGCATCGAGAAAATCAGGGCTGCCCTGATTGCAGCGGGAGCCTCGGTGCGGTCCACGGCCCTCGTCGGCAGCCACGCAACGCGCTATACGGTGCCCCCGACCGGGTCGAAATCGTAGATCGCGTACCGCTTAGCCTATCCGGAGTTGAAGAATGTCCCGCCCCGTGCCGAATCCCGGCATTCTCGATATTGCCCCCTACACGCCGGGCAAGACCCCGGTCGCCGAGCCCGGCCGCAAGGTGTTCAAGCTCTCCGCCAACGAGACGCCATTCGGACCCTCGCCCAAGGCAATCGAGGCCTTCAAGCACGTCGCGGATCACCTGGAAGATTATCCTGAGGGAACCTCGCGCGTGCTGCGCGAAGCGATCGGTCGCTCCTTTGGCCTCGATCCCAACCGCATCATCTGCGGCGCCGGCTCGGATGAGATCCTGAACCTGCTCGCCCACACCTATCTCAGCCACGGCGACGAGGCGATCTCGACCACGCACGGCTTCCTAGTCTACCCGATCGCGACCATGGCGGTCGGCGCCAAGAACGTGGTCGCGGCGGAAAAGAACCTGACCTGCGACGTCGACGCGATCCTGAAAGCAGTGACGCCGAAGACAAAGCTGGTCTGGCTCGCCAACCCCAACAATCCGACCGGCACCTATATCCCGTTCGACGAGGTCAAGCGCCTGCGCGCCGGACTTCCCTCGCGTGTGCTGCTGGTGCTGGATGCCGCCTATTGCGACTACGTCTCGCGCAACGATTACGAGATGGGGATCGAGCTGGTCGCCACCACCGACAACACGGTGGTGACGCACACCTTCTCCAAGATCCACGGCCTTGCGGCCCTGCGCATCGGCTGGATGTTCGGCCCCGAGCACATCATCGACGCCGTCAACCGCATCCGCGGTCCCTTCAACGTGTCGACGCCGGCGATGTATGCCGCGGTCGCCGCGATCGAGGACACCGCGCATCAGGCGATGTCGAAGCAGTTTACCGAGACCTGGCGCAACTGGCTCACCGAGGAGATCACCAAGCTCGGCCTGAAGGTGACCTCTGGCGTCGCCAATTTCGTGCTGATCCACTTCCCGGAAACCGGCAAGACCTCGGACGCGGCCGACGCCTATCTCACCAAGCGTGGCCTCGTGCTGCGCGCGCTGAAGAACTATGGCCTGCACCATCAGCTGCGCATGACCATCGGCACAGAGGAGGCGAACCGCCTCGTCGTCGAGGGCCTGCGCGACTTCATGGCCGGCAAATGAGCGTGGATCCGCACTTCCAGCGCGTCGCATTGATCGGCTTCGGCCTGATCGGCGGTTCGATCGCACGCGCGGCGAAGCTTCAAGGCTTGGCTGGCGAGATCGTCACCACCGCGCGCTCGGAGAAGACACGCGCGCGCGTGCTCGAGCTTGGCATCGTCGACCGGGTCGTGGCGACCAATGCGGAAGCGGTGAAGGATGCCGATCTCGTCATCCTCTGCATCCCCGTCGGCGCCTGCGGCCCGGTGGCGCAGGAGATCGCCGCGCATCTCAAGCCCGGCGCCATCGTCTCTGACGTCGGCTCCGTGAAGGGTGCGATCGTCAAGGACATGGCGCCTTTTCTGCCGAAGAGCGTCCATTTCGTACCGGCGCACCCCGTCGCCGGCACCGAGCATTCGGGCCCGGATTCCGGCTTCGCCGAGCTCTTCATCAACCGCTGGTGCATCCTGACGCCACCTGAAGGCACGGACGCCGCGGCCACCGCGCACTTGCGCGCGTTCTGGGCCGCGATGGGCGCCAAGGTCGAGGTGATGACGCCGGATCATCATGATCTCGTGCTCGCGATCACCAGCCATCTGCCGCATCTGATCGCCTATACCATCGTCGGCACCGCCGACGAGCTGCAACAGGTGACGGAGTCGGAAGTCATCAAATTCTCGGCGGGCGGCTTCCGCGACTTCACCCGTATCGCGGCCTCCGATCCGACGATGTGGCGCGACGTCTTCCTCGCTAACAAGGACGCCGTGCTGGAGATGCTCGGCACCTTTACCGAGGATCTGGCCAAGCTCACCCGCGCGATCCGCCGCGGCGACGGCGAAGCGCTGTTCGACCATTTCACGCGCACCCGCGCCATCCGCCGCGGCATCGTCGAGATCGGCCAGGATTCGGCGGCAGCGGATTTCGGCCGCCAGCACGGGCAGCTCGACAAGAAGCCGGGCTAGGCGCGATCCTTCTGCGCGATGCGGCGGCGACCGGCGAGACCGGCGCCGATCTGCATGCACACGCCCAGCATCCAGGTCGCGCCGAACAACAGATTGCCAACCGGATCGGACGTCTCATCGAAGACAAAGGCATAGAGCGCGAGCAGGCCGGCTCCGGCCGCGAGAAACGTGCCGCCCGCGCTGACGAGCCCGATTGCAGGCGAACGATGCGCCGGCCCTGCCTGAAGCAGCGGCCAGCGCGGGATGTCGATCCCGAGATAGGCGCCGGTCATCCCGAGCACGATCAGAAGTGCTGTGAACTCGACGGTGTCGAACCAGGGCAACTCGACCCGCATCAGCAAGGCGGCGACGAAGGTCGCACCGACCGCGCCCGTCATCGCCAGGCCAAGCCGGGCGATGACGTGCGCGAGCCGAAGGATCAGGGCACCGCCGGACAATTGCCGTCCTCTGCAGATTAGAACGGGTAGTACCGGACCTGCGTCATGACGATGTTGTCGTCGGTCTTGGGCGCCCCGCCAACACCGGCGAAGGCGAATCGTTGCGTGTGGGAATACTGCACGCCGGCTTTGAGCGTGCCGTAATTGCCCTGGTAGATGGTGTCGTAGATGCCGGCGGTGATCTGCCGGACTTCCTTCGTATTGCCGTTACAGGTCGCGGCCGGCGTGTTCTCGGTAAAGCAGCCGGTGTTGTTGTAGAGCGGATTGCCGTACCCGAACGGCACCGTGCCGACATTTGCGAAATTCGCCTTTGCCTTTTCCAGGCCGGCATAGGAGTAGACATCGAGGGTCGGCATCGCATGCCAGACCAGGCCGACCGTGGCCGCCGTGATCGTCAGCGGCAGGACCGTGCCGTCCTGCGCCAGCGCCGCGTCCGGGAACGGCGTCTGCGTGAAGCGGCCGAGCACACCATGCGAGCCGTAAAGCTGGAGGTCGAGTGTTTTCGGAATCAGCTCGGCAAAGATGTGACCACCGAAGCTCCCGGTGTCGTAGGTGTGGTTGACACCGTTGAAGCGATCGAACAGCTGGCGATAGAGAGCCCAGGCTTCGACATGCAGTTTGTAGGGCCCGAGCCTCGGATCCCACGCCGCCTTGACGGTGACGTCAGGCACCTGATTCAGGCTGACATTGTTGAGGTTGTTGAAGAAGCTGCCGCCGGGGCCGGTCAGATTGACCTGGAGGTTCGGATTCAGCACGCCTTGCGGACCCACCGCGGGTGTACCGACCGTCGGGGTGTTGCCGCCGAAGAACGACGTCTGCGCATTCTCGACGGAGGCAGCCAGCTTGAACTCCGGCCCGATGTCCTGCCAGACGCGCAGGCCGGGTTGGCGCGCAGAGATGAATCCAGGAACGGATTCGAAGTCGATCACGCCGGGCGCATCGACACCGCGCGGATCGATGCCCGCCTTGCTCGGCGAGTTCAAGGACCATGATTGACCGGCGAGGACGTGAAAGCCAAGATCGCGACGATAAACTTCGAGGCTGAGCTGCCGCATCCGCGGGTTGAACGAGTTGGTGGCAACGGAGCTTGCCGTCTGCGCCGCACCCTCGAAGTCGATTTCGCCGTAGCCGGCGAGATGCGTATCGGGATCAGCGTCGCCTTCGGCAAGCACCGAGAACCGGCTCTGGCGCGCGGAGAACCGCGTCTCCGGGAAATAGAAATTGTGGCTCTGCGGATAGGGAATGAAATTGTAGACCGAGCCGGTGTCGGAGGCGATGTTGCGCGAGCGGTAGATGCCGGTGAGATCGACCCAGCCGCCGAATGTCAGGGTGATGCCCTTGTAGCAGATCTTGCCCGACGCTGACGCGCACGCATCGACGGGCAGCGCCTTATAGGCGGCTGGCATCGGCAGGGCGCGCGACTGCGCCGCCTCGACCTGGCGCGTCTTACGCGCCTCCGAATCCACCTTCTGCTGGAGCTCCTTCAGCTTGGCCTTCAGCGCCTGGATTTCTGACGTGACATTGTCGTCGGCACGCACCTGTCCCGAACAGGCAGCGAGTAGTCCCAGCATGAGTCCGCGAGTGATGATCCGCACGTAAGCCTCCCTCCACTGGGGAAGCAGGTTCTGATGTTTGCGCCCCCGGCGCGTGCATGCTTCCCTGGTGTGGAGTGATTTGAATGCGGCCGCGGTTATTCTCAGCGAGTTGCATCTTCTGCATCACGTTTTCCTGACGATCCTGTTTGGAATATTGTCGTGGCTTCCCTGATCCGCACGCGCGCGACTGCCGTGCGCCCGATGCAACGCGGATTGGGCCCGACCGGGACATGGCCGGGCCCAACTCCGCGACGCGCAACATCCCAAGGGGGATGGCGGCTATGGGCCCTTGGTCGCGCGGATCACCGTGGGGCGCGGTGATTTCGCAGAAGGCGTATTGGCGATGGAATCGCGCTTCGCCGTGCTGGGATGATTGCGATCAAGGGCCCCGGGCCCCTGCGACTGCCACTGCGCGAACGCAGGCGTCGCGACCACGGCCGTGACGGCAATGGCGGCAACAAACGGCTTGGATCTGGTCAAGAATGTCTCTCCTGCCTGAGGAGCCCCTGCATCGTGCGGGCGGCATGGAGAGAGATCGGACGTTGGAGCTCCGCATTCCCGATGCGAGGCCGCCGCGTCATCACATTGGCGCGAAGGCGCCGTGAGCGTGGATCAATACAGCGGCGGAATCTGGCCGACCTTGAACGGGCCGAGCAGCACGGCACCGTCGGCGAATTTCAGCGGGAAGGTGCGGGCTTTCTTGCCCTCGAGCGTGCTCTCGGTCCCGATCGAGTTGATGCCGGCGGCAACGCCGGCATTGGCGTTCTGCTTGATAACCTTGCCGAGGCCGGGAACGGCACGGTCGAGTGCGCCGAAGAGATTGTTGAGGTCCTGCGATTTCACGCCGGGCGCGACGCGATCGAGCGTGGCCTGCGGCACGCCCTCCTCCAGCATCTTCTCGATGCCGAGCGCCGGGATGACGCGCTCGAGGCCGGTCACGGTCATCTGCAATTCGCCGTCCAGCCGGCCGTTGGCCGAGAGGCCCAGCGTGCCGGCCGCGACCGCGATCATCTCGCCCTGCTGGATGCGCGACTGCACGATCTCGATATGGCCGCCGGCGGCCTGGATCTCGCGAAAGCGCTGCGGCCAGGGTTTTGGCGTGAAGTCGGAAAGGCCCGTGATCTTCGCACGCGTGTCCGCCTCGAACGGCTCGGCGAGCAAGGGATGTACGCCCTGGATGCTGCCTTGCGAGACCTGGAGTACGGTCTCGATCACGGGATGATCGGCCGGCGATCCATCGGCGATGCGCCCATGCAGTTCGACCTGCTTGGCGCGTGCGAGCGGCACCTGTACGCTGCCGTCCATCCTGTTGATGCTGGGATCGTCGAACACGATGGAAGCGCGCTCCGGCACCGCGGGCAGGCCAACCACGCTGCTGCGGCCTTTGCTCCAGTTCACTACGAAGGTGTTTTGCGTGACCCCGTCGACCAGCGTCGCCGGTGCGGAAAACTCGGCGATAACGTGCTTGGGGTCATAGACCTGGGCCAGGACCAGAATGTTGTCGAGCTTGGCCGTGAACGGCGTCTTGCTCGCGTTCTGCGAGACCAGAGCGACGCTGGCGCCGGAGCACTGGACCTCGAAACGGAACGGGAAGCCCGCGATCGAGCGCTTGGCGCAGTCATAAATGCGGCCGGCCTTGGCCTCCTGCGCGCGCCAGGCGTCGGCCGCGACCTCAGCCTGCGACGCCGCATAGAACCAGAAACCGCTCCAGGCGGCCGCAAGGATCAGGAGGAGGATGGAAGGAATGAAGAGCCCCCAACGGGAGCGCCGGCCTGTGGCAATGATCGTATCGGACATGCGGCGACCCTTTGGTCCCAGATTTTGTCAAATGTAAGCGGGGCGGGCCTGCGACGAAAGGCGGAGAATTTGCTTCGCTTGGGGGCACGGTTCTGATAGCCGTGCCCGAAATGTCCGAAATCACCCTCCCCTCCGTCACCGCAGCCAAGGGCGACCTCTGGGTGTTCGGCTATGGCTCGCTGATGTGGCGGCCGGGCTTCGAATTCGAGGAGCGCGTTCCGGCGCGGCTGGTCGGCGAGCACCGCGCGCTCTGCGTCTATTCCTTCGTGCATCGCGGCACCCCGGAGCAACCGGGTCTGGTGCTCGGGCTCGATCGCGGCGGCGCCTGCCGGGGCATTGCCTTCCGCGTCGCCGAAAGGAACCGCGCCGATGTTGTCGGATATCTGCGCGAGCGCGAGCAGGTCACGTCGGTCTATCGCGAGGTGATGCGCTCGGTATGGCTGGAGAACGAAGCGCGTGAGCGAGTCTCCGCACTCGCTTATGTCGTCGACCGCGGGCATGTGCAATATGCCGGCCGGCTTTCGCTCGCCGACCAGCACCGCCATGTGCTGCAAGGTCACGGCCAGTCCGGCGCAAACCGCGACTACGTCACCGCGACTGTGAAGGCGATCGAGGCGGAAGGTTTTCGCGACGCACAACTGCATCAGCTCGCGATGATGCTGCATGGCGACGTGCATTCGCTGCACGCCTCGGCTCCCGATGACAACAGAGACAGCCGCTAATTCTCTGACGGCGCGTAGCCCGGCGCTGAACCGATGAGCCGCTCCTGCTCCTTCCGGCTCGCCTCGACGAGCCGACCGGTTGCATCCTCGATCGCGGTTTCCACACGGGAGAGAAATTGATCCTTGGGCAGGCCCGGCGGCAGCGGATCGAGAAACTCAACCACCAGCGTGCCGGGATAGCGCATGAAGGTGCGGCGCGGCCAGAACAGGCCGGAATTGAGCGCGATCGGCAGGCATGGCACGCCGCAGGATGAATAGATCTGCGCAAAGCCGGTCTTGTAATCCGCCGGTGCGCCCGGCGCGCGGCGCGTGCCTTCCGGAAAGATCACGAGCTGGCCGCCGCCGCGCACCGCCTCGCGCGCGCGACGCGTCATGTCGAGCAGCGCCTTCACGCCGGCATTGCGGTCGATCGCGATCATCCCGGTCTTGACCAGGAACTGGCCGAACACCGGGATCTGCATCAGCTGACGCTTGAGGATGAAGATCGGGCGGTTGAAGAAGCCCGGCAGCACAAACGTCTCCCAGAACGACTGGTGCTTCGCAACGATGACCAGCGGTCCCTGCGGGATTTTCTCGGTCCCGCGGAATTCGACCTTGATGTTGCAGACCGCGCGCATCAGGAAAATCGTCGCCTTCGCCCACCATTCGGCCACCGTCAGCATGGCGCGCGGCGGCAACGCGAAGGTCGGCAGCGCCACGATCGCGAGGCACACCAGCACGGTGTAGAACAGCACGTTGAACAGCAGCGAGCGCAGGAAAATCAGGAACATCGAAAATCCGATCAATTGGCCTGCGCCGTGGCAGGCCGCTTGGATTGCAGGCCCGCAGGCTGCTCCGACATCTCGGGGGAAAGGTCAATCCCGAAATCCTCCAGCCGCACCCTGAGCTCGGCAGCGATGTACTTGACATATTCGGACAGGAGCAGCCGCAACGTCGAGGCCGAGGTCCACCACGGCTCCTCGCGCCATTTGTCGCCGACCACCGCGAACGGGATCAGAGCGGTCTCCGGCATCGCGTGCGAGAACTCGACCAGCGCGCGCGGCATGTGATAGTTCGAGGTGACGACGATCAGCGATTTGAAACCGCGCCCATCGGCCCAGCGCCGCGCCTCCGCCGCGTTGCCGCGGGTCGTGAGCGCGGTGCGGTCGAGATCGACGCAGCAACTCATGAAGCCGCGGTTCTCCGGCAGTGTCCTCGATATCTCGCTCGCCGTCGAGGTCGGGTGCACGCCCGAGATCAGCAGCCGCCTGCCGTAGCCGGCCGCCAGCAGTTCCATCGCATCGGAGACCCGCGAGGAGCCACCGGTCAGGACCACGATGCCATCAGCCTTGCGGTCCGGCGCGATCTCGGCGCCGCGCAATTGCGACAGGAACGCGACGAAGCCCGCCGCCGCGCCGACAAAGACAAACGCAACCGTCGACACGACGGTCGCGCGCAGCCAGCCGCGCGGCAGTTTCGGCGATCGATCGTCGGTCGGCGAGGTCATTTGATGTCGATGATCCCTTCCCCGGATGATTTTAAGACGTTTTGAGGCGAAGTGGAGTCCGGTTTATCGGACTCAATCCACGTCATTCAATGTCGCGAACAGCGTCTGGCGCGAGGCGACCGCGGTGATTGCGCCGATCAGGACCGCCTGCACCGCGAGCACGACATAGCCTGATGGCCGCAGCGAGAACGTGCCGAGCAGGGCCGCGAACTGGTCCCCGACCGGCGTGCCGGAGAACCAGCCGGCGATCGACTCGGAGAAGCCGAACAGCAGCATGGCGACGCCGCCGCCGATGACGCCGCCTTCGAGGCCGAGCCTGAGGAAGTGTCGCAGGAAGTGATTGGCGATATAGCGGTCGCCGGCGCCGACGAAATGCAGAACCTCGACGATCGGGCGGTTCGCCGCCATTGCACCGCGGGTTGCGAACGAGACCGAGATGATGGTCG encodes:
- a CDS encoding YdcF family protein; protein product: MTSPTDDRSPKLPRGWLRATVVSTVAFVFVGAAAGFVAFLSQLRGAEIAPDRKADGIVVLTGGSSRVSDAMELLAAGYGRRLLISGVHPTSTASEISRTLPENRGFMSCCVDLDRTALTTRGNAAEARRWADGRGFKSLIVVTSNYHMPRALVEFSHAMPETALIPFAVVGDKWREEPWWTSASTLRLLLSEYVKYIAAELRVRLEDFGIDLSPEMSEQPAGLQSKRPATAQAN
- a CDS encoding lysophospholipid acyltransferase family protein, which gives rise to MFLIFLRSLLFNVLFYTVLVCLAIVALPTFALPPRAMLTVAEWWAKATIFLMRAVCNIKVEFRGTEKIPQGPLVIVAKHQSFWETFVLPGFFNRPIFILKRQLMQIPVFGQFLVKTGMIAIDRNAGVKALLDMTRRAREAVRGGGQLVIFPEGTRRAPGAPADYKTGFAQIYSSCGVPCLPIALNSGLFWPRRTFMRYPGTLVVEFLDPLPPGLPKDQFLSRVETAIEDATGRLVEASRKEQERLIGSAPGYAPSEN
- a CDS encoding DUF2125 domain-containing protein; this translates as MSDTIIATGRRSRWGLFIPSILLLILAAAWSGFWFYAASQAEVAADAWRAQEAKAGRIYDCAKRSIAGFPFRFEVQCSGASVALVSQNASKTPFTAKLDNILVLAQVYDPKHVIAEFSAPATLVDGVTQNTFVVNWSKGRSSVVGLPAVPERASIVFDDPSINRMDGSVQVPLARAKQVELHGRIADGSPADHPVIETVLQVSQGSIQGVHPLLAEPFEADTRAKITGLSDFTPKPWPQRFREIQAAGGHIEIVQSRIQQGEMIAVAAGTLGLSANGRLDGELQMTVTGLERVIPALGIEKMLEEGVPQATLDRVAPGVKSQDLNNLFGALDRAVPGLGKVIKQNANAGVAAGINSIGTESTLEGKKARTFPLKFADGAVLLGPFKVGQIPPLY
- a CDS encoding gamma-glutamylcyclotransferase, giving the protein MSEITLPSVTAAKGDLWVFGYGSLMWRPGFEFEERVPARLVGEHRALCVYSFVHRGTPEQPGLVLGLDRGGACRGIAFRVAERNRADVVGYLREREQVTSVYREVMRSVWLENEARERVSALAYVVDRGHVQYAGRLSLADQHRHVLQGHGQSGANRDYVTATVKAIEAEGFRDAQLHQLAMMLHGDVHSLHASAPDDNRDSR
- the hisC gene encoding histidinol-phosphate transaminase is translated as MSRPVPNPGILDIAPYTPGKTPVAEPGRKVFKLSANETPFGPSPKAIEAFKHVADHLEDYPEGTSRVLREAIGRSFGLDPNRIICGAGSDEILNLLAHTYLSHGDEAISTTHGFLVYPIATMAVGAKNVVAAEKNLTCDVDAILKAVTPKTKLVWLANPNNPTGTYIPFDEVKRLRAGLPSRVLLVLDAAYCDYVSRNDYEMGIELVATTDNTVVTHTFSKIHGLAALRIGWMFGPEHIIDAVNRIRGPFNVSTPAMYAAVAAIEDTAHQAMSKQFTETWRNWLTEEITKLGLKVTSGVANFVLIHFPETGKTSDAADAYLTKRGLVLRALKNYGLHHQLRMTIGTEEANRLVVEGLRDFMAGK
- a CDS encoding chorismate mutase, whose translation is MSQRPPAPPSLQELRKEIDAIDEGMHRLLMQRGDIIDRLIQVKQTQEVGSAFRPAREASMMRDIVQRHRGILPLDTVESIWRVIISTFTYVQAPFSVHADVSVSEPAMRDSVRFHFGFTVPYVAHFSAQAAVEAVAKSKGDLALVSATSSRTPWWLELEADGAPKIIARLPFVERADHPAALPVFAVSRVADSAVVTEVETFSVRVSGWNAEVARTLSPFADIVAVPDTAFDGAALLVSVTSDTSIEKIRAALIAAGASVRSTALVGSHATRYTVPPTGSKS
- a CDS encoding prephenate/arogenate dehydrogenase family protein — its product is MSVDPHFQRVALIGFGLIGGSIARAAKLQGLAGEIVTTARSEKTRARVLELGIVDRVVATNAEAVKDADLVILCIPVGACGPVAQEIAAHLKPGAIVSDVGSVKGAIVKDMAPFLPKSVHFVPAHPVAGTEHSGPDSGFAELFINRWCILTPPEGTDAAATAHLRAFWAAMGAKVEVMTPDHHDLVLAITSHLPHLIAYTIVGTADELQQVTESEVIKFSAGGFRDFTRIAASDPTMWRDVFLANKDAVLEMLGTFTEDLAKLTRAIRRGDGEALFDHFTRTRAIRRGIVEIGQDSAAADFGRQHGQLDKKPG